The proteins below are encoded in one region of Streptomyces ficellus:
- a CDS encoding DUF916 domain-containing protein: MRRAFVALLIILLTALSPARAGAADNGEWSVKPADSAITPRAAFQLPARPGTTLSDRAIVTNTTAEKLTFRLYVADAYNTERDGGLAVRGLKETQRDVGSWGKPEREVVTVPARSSVTVGFTLTVPRGASPGDHVGALVAVDERVQPGAGSHIGVQRGVGARIYLRVHGPAKPGLSVEDVRFTAQTPRIPWTGSSGSSVSYTLHNTGNVKLDPRVSLDIGGLFVGGPDGRQLKNVPGELLPGQKVRLTESWSGAPFAGWGEVTVTATAEKARGTGSDSFLRVPWLLAGILALLIAAWLLIRHRRRKARRPAPAGGSE, translated from the coding sequence ATGCGTAGAGCGTTTGTCGCCCTCCTGATCATTCTCCTGACCGCCCTGTCCCCCGCCCGAGCGGGAGCCGCGGACAACGGCGAATGGTCGGTCAAACCCGCCGACTCCGCCATCACTCCGCGGGCGGCCTTCCAGCTTCCCGCCCGCCCCGGCACGACGCTCTCCGACCGTGCGATCGTCACCAACACCACAGCCGAGAAACTCACCTTCCGTCTCTACGTCGCCGACGCCTACAACACGGAACGGGACGGCGGGCTCGCGGTGCGCGGCCTCAAGGAGACCCAGCGCGACGTCGGGTCCTGGGGGAAGCCCGAGCGGGAGGTCGTCACCGTTCCGGCGCGTTCGTCGGTGACCGTCGGCTTCACTCTCACGGTTCCCCGCGGCGCCTCGCCCGGTGACCACGTGGGGGCCCTCGTGGCCGTCGACGAACGCGTGCAGCCCGGGGCCGGTTCCCACATCGGCGTCCAGCGTGGCGTCGGGGCCCGCATCTACCTGCGCGTGCACGGACCGGCGAAGCCCGGCCTGTCCGTCGAGGACGTACGGTTCACCGCACAGACGCCCCGGATACCGTGGACCGGCAGCAGCGGGTCGAGCGTCTCGTACACGCTGCACAACACCGGCAACGTGAAGCTCGACCCCCGCGTATCCCTGGACATCGGGGGCCTGTTCGTCGGGGGACCCGACGGACGGCAGTTGAAGAACGTGCCGGGTGAGTTGCTCCCCGGCCAGAAGGTCCGGCTCACCGAGTCCTGGTCCGGTGCGCCCTTCGCGGGCTGGGGCGAGGTCACCGTCACGGCGACCGCCGAGAAGGCCCGTGGCACCGGGTCCGACAGCTTCCTCCGGGTGCCGTGGCTCCTCGCCGGAATCCTGGCGCTCCTGATCGCCGCCTGGCTGCTGATCCGCCACCGCAGGCGCAAGGCCCGGCGTCCGGCCCCGGCCGGCGGGAGCGAGTGA
- a CDS encoding peptidoglycan-binding domain-containing protein, with the protein MTGGGVNVTVTDPLPPVAMRRAASRHAAPRAPKRRRGLRLTAALATLAGSAAIAGTYVFSSGSDTTGLAQGAPATRLEPLDEYEDPAASPSQDRARGTLPGSGESTTTSGHDIMEASPAASASASASASAGDSALSAPTSPRTSAAPVPVPGQDGRGPTTTSPAPAPSSQGPTLRRHDRGAEVVELQQRMSQLGRWPFPHRGHFNKHLYNAVQQFQADHGIRDDVPGVYGPSTRRQLESMTS; encoded by the coding sequence GTGACGGGCGGCGGAGTGAACGTCACCGTCACGGACCCCCTCCCGCCCGTGGCCATGCGCCGCGCGGCATCACGCCACGCGGCGCCCAGAGCCCCGAAACGACGGCGGGGCCTGCGCCTCACCGCCGCCCTGGCCACCCTTGCCGGGTCCGCCGCGATCGCGGGCACGTACGTCTTCTCCAGTGGCTCCGACACCACCGGCCTGGCGCAGGGCGCCCCCGCGACCCGCCTGGAACCGCTGGACGAGTACGAGGACCCGGCCGCGTCCCCCTCACAGGACCGGGCGCGTGGCACCCTCCCGGGCAGCGGCGAATCGACGACGACATCGGGACACGACATCATGGAGGCGTCGCCCGCGGCTTCCGCTTCGGCGTCCGCGTCCGCGTCGGCCGGGGACTCGGCCTTGTCCGCGCCCACGTCCCCACGCACGAGCGCCGCGCCGGTCCCCGTACCCGGTCAGGACGGCCGGGGCCCCACGACGACCTCGCCCGCACCGGCGCCTTCCAGCCAGGGGCCGACGCTGCGCCGGCACGACCGGGGAGCGGAGGTCGTCGAACTGCAACAGCGAATGTCCCAACTCGGCCGGTGGCCGTTCCCCCACCGCGGCCACTTCAACAAGCACCTGTACAACGCGGTGCAGCAGTTCCAGGCGGATCACGGCATCCGGGACGACGTGCCCGGGGTCTACGGTCCGTCCACCCGACGGCAACTGGAATCCATGACCTCGTGA
- a CDS encoding M4 family metallopeptidase gives MRSTLRKAVTASALVSGAAVIAVGLPSTPTVAAATAPPHTVTAGPRPDAAPRPATVDPRPGATHVPQTPAQNAALLADARRGRAGTAKALGLGGEEALVPRSVLKDADGSLHTRYDRTFAGLPVLGGDLVVHQAPGGAVRGVSKAARTAIAVPSTTPAVSAGSARSSALRRARAEGTRSPEAEPARRVVWAARGKPTLAWETVVGGVQRDGTPAELHVVTDARTGGELFRYQAVMNGIGHGQYAGRVTLGTSGSAGNYLLKDDSRGGNRTTDLGHSVDDEMTGTLFTDADDIWSDGKPGHHQSAAVDAHYGAQLTWDYFKDIHGRNGIRNDGVAAYSRVHYGNAYTNAFWWDVCFCMTYGDGAYNTNPLTSIDVAAHEMTHGVTSYTAGLRYSGESGGLNEATSDIFGAAVEFWAANPSDPGDYLEGEKVNANGDGTPLRHMDRPSKDGDSADHWYPGIGRIDVHYSSGPANHWFYLASEGSGTKLVNGVTYDSPTYDGKPVNPVGRDAAARIWYRALTTYMTSATDYAGARAATLQAAADLYGKDGVVYNNVGNAWAAVNVGPRMVQGVTLTSPGNQVSTTTAAVDLRIQAVTGNPGAELTYAATGLPAGLTLDSATGKVTGTPTTDGNSAVTVTATDSTGAFDVVSFGWLVYTPGNCPTTQLLANPGFEEGATAWNTHSDPSLLTKDNSWLPARTGEWKALLGGRGDTSTATLSQTVFVPYGCEATAGFQLRVVTREESPSVPRDQLTVRANGVALATFSNLDASTGYVRKTLDLGPLAGQYVTLTFTSTEDLAAPTYFLIDDTELVLHP, from the coding sequence TTGAGAAGCACCCTCCGCAAGGCGGTCACCGCGAGTGCCCTGGTGTCGGGCGCCGCGGTGATCGCCGTAGGCCTTCCCTCCACCCCCACCGTCGCGGCAGCGACGGCCCCGCCACACACCGTCACCGCCGGGCCCCGGCCGGACGCCGCACCGCGACCCGCCACCGTCGATCCGCGGCCTGGCGCCACGCACGTTCCGCAGACCCCGGCCCAGAACGCGGCGCTCCTGGCCGACGCCCGCAGGGGCCGGGCCGGCACGGCCAAGGCGCTGGGCCTGGGCGGCGAAGAGGCGCTCGTCCCCAGGTCCGTCCTCAAGGACGCGGACGGCAGCCTGCACACCCGGTACGACCGCACCTTCGCCGGACTGCCGGTGCTCGGCGGTGACCTGGTGGTCCACCAGGCACCGGGCGGGGCCGTCCGAGGTGTCAGCAAGGCCGCCCGCACCGCCATCGCCGTCCCCTCCACCACGCCCGCCGTGAGCGCCGGCTCCGCGAGGTCCTCCGCTCTCCGCCGGGCCAGGGCCGAGGGCACCAGAAGCCCCGAGGCCGAGCCGGCGCGCAGGGTGGTCTGGGCCGCCCGCGGCAAGCCCACCCTGGCCTGGGAGACCGTCGTCGGGGGCGTGCAGCGTGACGGCACGCCCGCCGAGCTGCACGTGGTCACCGACGCACGGACCGGGGGCGAGCTCTTCCGGTACCAGGCCGTCATGAACGGCATCGGCCACGGTCAGTACGCGGGCCGGGTCACCCTGGGCACCTCGGGGTCCGCGGGAAACTACCTGCTCAAGGACGACAGCCGCGGTGGCAACAGGACCACCGACCTGGGGCACTCCGTCGACGACGAGATGACCGGCACTCTGTTCACCGACGCCGACGACATCTGGAGCGACGGCAAGCCCGGCCACCACCAGTCGGCCGCTGTGGACGCCCACTACGGGGCCCAGCTGACCTGGGACTACTTCAAGGACATCCACGGCCGCAACGGGATCAGGAACGACGGCGTGGCCGCCTACAGCAGGGTCCACTACGGCAACGCGTACACCAACGCATTCTGGTGGGACGTCTGCTTCTGCATGACCTACGGCGACGGCGCCTACAACACCAACCCGCTCACCTCGATCGACGTGGCCGCGCACGAGATGACCCACGGCGTCACGTCCTACACCGCGGGTCTGCGGTACAGCGGTGAGTCCGGCGGGCTCAACGAGGCCACGTCCGACATTTTCGGAGCGGCGGTGGAGTTCTGGGCGGCCAACCCGTCCGACCCGGGCGACTACCTCGAGGGCGAGAAGGTCAACGCCAACGGGGACGGCACCCCTCTGCGTCACATGGACAGGCCTTCCAAGGACGGTGACTCCGCGGACCACTGGTACCCGGGCATCGGCCGGATCGACGTCCACTACTCCTCCGGTCCCGCCAACCACTGGTTCTACCTCGCATCCGAGGGCAGCGGCACCAAGCTCGTCAACGGCGTCACCTACGACTCTCCGACGTACGACGGCAAGCCGGTGAACCCGGTCGGCCGCGATGCCGCCGCGAGGATCTGGTACCGGGCCCTGACGACGTACATGACGTCGGCCACCGACTACGCGGGAGCCCGCGCCGCCACACTCCAGGCCGCCGCAGACCTCTACGGCAAGGACGGTGTCGTCTACAACAACGTCGGCAACGCGTGGGCGGCCGTCAACGTCGGCCCCCGGATGGTCCAGGGCGTCACGCTGACCAGCCCGGGGAACCAGGTATCCACGACCACCGCGGCGGTGGACCTCCGGATCCAGGCCGTCACCGGCAACCCCGGTGCCGAACTGACTTACGCGGCCACCGGCCTGCCCGCCGGCCTGACCCTGGACTCCGCCACCGGCAAAGTCACCGGAACACCCACCACGGACGGCAACTCCGCCGTCACCGTCACGGCGACGGACTCCACCGGAGCGTTCGACGTGGTCTCCTTCGGCTGGCTGGTGTACACCCCCGGCAACTGTCCCACGACACAGTTGCTCGCCAACCCCGGCTTCGAGGAGGGGGCGACCGCGTGGAACACCCACAGCGACCCGTCCCTGCTGACCAAGGACAACTCCTGGCTCCCCGCACGCACCGGCGAGTGGAAGGCCCTGCTCGGCGGCCGGGGTGACACGTCCACCGCCACGCTGTCCCAGACCGTGTTCGTCCCGTACGGCTGCGAGGCAACGGCCGGATTCCAGCTGCGGGTCGTCACCCGGGAGGAGTCGCCGTCCGTCCCGCGGGACCAGCTGACCGTCCGGGCCAACGGCGTCGCCCTGGCCACGTTCTCCAACCTGGACGCGAGCACCGGCTATGTGAGGAAGACGCTCGATCTCGGCCCTCTCGCCGGGCAGTACGTCACCCTGACGTTCACCTCCACCGAAGACCTGGCCGCCCCGACCTACTTCCTGATCGACGACACCGAACTCGTCCTCCACCCCTGA
- a CDS encoding polysaccharide lyase — translation MLVVGLGATEAVAERALTSVPFKDGFESGTTAAFPRKGVDGTGVVSVTAAPGGNGGKAVRFAMPDDGKSYRTEIATARVPYGSYRYTFRNYLPVDWIRYDAQTIVSQWHGGAGTYPAVVLAVKGDRWVMIVHWKTGADTTDESKRPANEVKYDLGPVRFGHWNQWSFDITWSTAKTTGSITARLDGAQVGSHRGPNSYHQDTAPYHKIGLYRPNWQAKKGHKAGGTPAVVNYYDDVTITAIAPGAAAPPPAAPTPSATVTSAPEPSGASVPPSAQASTSALATAPAAPGSKPDAEDAIPLDDGSAKDTANVTGKDTANDATPLAASGASSRTPLVLAFGGVLLAAGLFILFRSRAMGALRRADSRRR, via the coding sequence ATGTTGGTGGTGGGTCTCGGTGCGACTGAGGCCGTCGCCGAACGCGCACTGACTTCCGTTCCTTTCAAGGACGGTTTCGAGTCAGGGACCACCGCCGCGTTCCCCCGCAAGGGCGTCGACGGCACGGGCGTCGTGAGCGTCACCGCCGCACCCGGCGGGAACGGGGGCAAGGCAGTCCGGTTCGCCATGCCGGACGACGGGAAGTCCTACCGCACCGAGATAGCCACCGCGCGTGTGCCGTACGGGAGTTACCGGTACACCTTCCGCAACTATCTGCCCGTCGACTGGATCCGCTACGACGCGCAGACCATCGTCTCCCAGTGGCACGGTGGTGCGGGCACCTACCCGGCGGTCGTTCTTGCCGTCAAGGGTGACCGCTGGGTGATGATCGTCCACTGGAAGACGGGTGCGGACACGACGGACGAGAGCAAGCGGCCGGCCAACGAGGTCAAGTACGACCTCGGCCCGGTTCGCTTCGGGCACTGGAATCAGTGGTCCTTCGACATCACCTGGTCCACCGCCAAGACCACCGGCTCCATCACCGCCCGGCTCGACGGGGCCCAGGTGGGATCACACCGCGGCCCCAACAGCTACCACCAGGACACCGCTCCCTACCACAAGATCGGTCTGTACCGGCCCAACTGGCAAGCCAAGAAGGGCCACAAGGCGGGCGGCACGCCGGCCGTGGTGAACTACTACGACGACGTCACCATCACCGCCATCGCCCCCGGAGCCGCCGCACCGCCACCGGCCGCGCCCACTCCGAGCGCCACGGTGACCTCCGCGCCCGAGCCGTCCGGTGCATCGGTGCCCCCGTCGGCGCAGGCATCCACATCGGCCCTGGCGACGGCACCGGCCGCGCCGGGCTCGAAACCCGACGCCGAGGACGCGATCCCCCTGGACGACGGTTCCGCCAAGGACACGGCCAACGTCACCGGCAAGGACACCGCCAACGATGCCACTCCCCTGGCCGCTAGCGGGGCCTCCAGCCGAACGCCGCTCGTCCTCGCCTTCGGCGGCGTATTGCTCGCCGCCGGCCTCTTCATCCTCTTTCGCAGTCGCGCCATGGGGGCACTGCGCCGGGCGGACAGCCGGAGGAGGTGA
- a CDS encoding alpha/beta hydrolase family protein yields MCPKIQPRRRGLRIAVWSLVTVLVVAAGLVGAALWQNSYDMDEQRVSIRHGGHTLNGVLATPKDGRKRHGLVVYIHGDGAINATHDDGYQPMWEANAKAGYASLSWDKPGVAGASGNWLDQSMDDRANEAAAAVAWARARPDIDGDRIGLWGASQAGWVLPKVAAKTPVNFVIAVSPAINWLQQGRYNLLAELRADGASAARTTAAIAKSDTTRRLLERHATFEEYVRAMGGDADGMTADRWSFVSKNYTADARQDLRALRGVPVLLTLAGHDVNVDTADTERTYRTVLDAGGALTVRHYPDATHSLLKRSIEQSDLKTTLTAVFAPRSLFADGFLDGQRQFLTNAGRGGNAAP; encoded by the coding sequence ATGTGTCCAAAGATCCAGCCCCGACGGCGCGGGCTCCGCATCGCCGTGTGGTCACTCGTCACGGTCCTCGTCGTGGCCGCCGGTCTCGTCGGCGCGGCGCTGTGGCAGAACTCCTACGACATGGACGAGCAGCGGGTCTCGATCCGCCACGGCGGCCACACCCTCAACGGTGTACTGGCCACCCCCAAGGACGGCCGCAAACGTCACGGCCTGGTCGTGTACATCCACGGTGACGGCGCCATCAACGCCACCCACGACGACGGTTACCAGCCCATGTGGGAAGCGAACGCCAAGGCCGGGTACGCCTCCCTGTCCTGGGACAAGCCCGGCGTCGCGGGCGCATCCGGCAACTGGCTCGACCAGTCCATGGACGACCGGGCCAACGAGGCAGCCGCCGCCGTCGCCTGGGCGCGCGCCCGCCCCGACATCGATGGCGACCGGATCGGTCTCTGGGGCGCCAGCCAGGCGGGCTGGGTCCTGCCGAAGGTCGCCGCCAAGACGCCCGTGAACTTCGTCATCGCCGTCTCGCCCGCGATCAACTGGCTCCAGCAGGGCCGCTACAACCTTCTCGCCGAGTTGCGTGCCGACGGCGCATCGGCAGCCCGTACCACGGCCGCGATCGCCAAGAGCGACACCACGCGCCGGCTGCTGGAACGCCACGCGACCTTCGAGGAGTACGTCAGGGCGATGGGCGGCGACGCGGACGGCATGACCGCCGACCGCTGGAGCTTCGTCTCCAAGAACTACACCGCGGACGCCAGGCAAGACCTACGCGCCCTGCGTGGCGTACCGGTGCTGCTGACACTCGCAGGCCATGACGTCAACGTGGACACAGCCGACACGGAGCGCACCTACCGCACCGTGCTGGACGCAGGCGGTGCGCTGACGGTCAGGCACTACCCGGACGCGACCCATTCACTGCTCAAGCGGTCCATAGAGCAGTCGGACCTCAAGACCACGCTCACCGCCGTCTTCGCCCCGCGCTCGCTCTTCGCGGACGGATTCCTGGACGGCCAACGACAGTTCCTCACGAATGCCGGCCGGGGCGGCAACGCCGCTCCATGA
- a CDS encoding GNAT family N-acetyltransferase — protein sequence MGLDATGTGSGPVTVQRGVPAGAEWRAAELYWDAFGRKLGPALNPPDKAVSFLATHLNADRAVCALLDGQLVGLAGYQLGGRALTGGSASDVLRAYGRVRGLHRLLLLTLFERHPAPGQLVMDGIAVDPGIRGRGVGSLLIEEVAAVAAEHDCREIRLDVIDVNPRARALYERRDFTAVRTEHTPYLRGLLGFGAVTTMRRPVEARGPRGLCTP from the coding sequence ATGGGACTGGACGCGACGGGCACCGGCAGTGGACCGGTGACAGTCCAACGGGGCGTACCGGCGGGAGCCGAGTGGCGGGCGGCCGAGCTGTACTGGGACGCTTTCGGCCGCAAACTCGGCCCCGCCCTGAACCCGCCGGACAAGGCGGTGTCCTTCCTCGCCACCCATCTGAACGCCGATCGCGCGGTCTGCGCGCTCCTCGACGGGCAGCTCGTCGGCCTCGCCGGCTACCAGCTCGGCGGCCGGGCCCTCACCGGAGGATCGGCCTCCGACGTGCTGCGTGCGTACGGACGTGTGCGGGGGCTGCACAGGCTCCTGCTCCTCACTCTGTTCGAACGCCACCCGGCACCCGGGCAGCTCGTCATGGACGGCATAGCCGTGGACCCGGGCATACGAGGCCGCGGCGTGGGGAGCCTGCTCATCGAGGAAGTGGCCGCCGTCGCGGCGGAGCACGACTGCCGGGAGATCAGACTCGACGTGATCGACGTCAACCCGCGCGCCCGGGCCCTGTACGAGCGGCGCGACTTCACGGCCGTACGGACCGAGCACACGCCCTACCTGCGCGGGCTGCTGGGGTTCGGCGCGGTGACCACCATGCGCCGCCCCGTCGAGGCGAGGGGGCCGAGAGGACTGTGCACACCATGA
- a CDS encoding PaaX family transcriptional regulator C-terminal domain-containing protein: MTDHIEIPTRMLVHALIREDGTVDADELYTVANTLGMSDQQVRLCVKRLVSEGRFTHEGRGRKAELRATEDTTRALAPNADFLRHAAQQDAGLAPWDGVWHLAAFAVPESARAARDSLRATLVHLGGAPLQGGLYVCANPWEPYVEQAAHRLDAHDTLTLLTTRDLRKGDTQEPAELARLLWPLQEIADRYHRLSRLARPRLARLTGPDGLAPSALLTIAVELAAELTRAMEPDPLLPPQLLPQPWPGTQARDLVARCWVALHEREHDEPLPALFRLYADITR; encoded by the coding sequence ATGACCGACCACATCGAGATCCCCACCCGTATGCTCGTCCACGCGCTGATCCGCGAAGACGGCACCGTCGACGCGGACGAGCTGTACACCGTCGCCAACACCCTGGGCATGAGCGACCAGCAGGTGCGACTGTGCGTCAAACGCCTCGTGTCCGAAGGCCGGTTCACCCACGAGGGCCGAGGCCGCAAGGCGGAGCTGCGCGCGACCGAGGACACGACGCGCGCCCTCGCCCCCAACGCGGACTTCCTCCGGCACGCCGCCCAGCAGGATGCCGGGCTCGCGCCCTGGGACGGTGTCTGGCACCTGGCCGCCTTCGCGGTGCCCGAATCCGCGCGCGCGGCCCGGGACTCCCTGCGCGCGACGCTCGTCCACCTCGGCGGCGCCCCGCTACAGGGCGGACTGTACGTCTGCGCCAACCCTTGGGAACCGTACGTCGAACAAGCGGCCCACCGCCTCGACGCTCATGACACGCTCACGCTCCTCACCACGAGGGACCTGCGCAAGGGCGACACCCAAGAGCCTGCCGAACTCGCCCGCCTCCTGTGGCCCTTGCAGGAGATCGCCGACCGGTACCACCGCCTCAGCCGCCTCGCCCGGCCTCGCCTCGCCCGGCTCACCGGCCCTGACGGGCTCGCCCCGTCCGCACTCCTCACCATCGCGGTGGAGCTGGCCGCCGAACTCACCCGCGCCATGGAGCCCGACCCGCTGCTGCCGCCTCAGCTCTTGCCCCAGCCCTGGCCCGGCACTCAGGCCCGGGACCTCGTCGCCCGGTGCTGGGTGGCCCTGCACGAACGAGAACACGACGAACCCCTCCCGGCCCTCTTCCGCCTCTACGCCGACATCACCCGGTGA
- a CDS encoding LysR family transcriptional regulator — protein sequence MDLQQMRYVVAVAETRNFTRAAERCSVGQSALSHRIAGLERELGVRLFARSSRRVELTSAGTAFLVGARECLAAAERAAADAASAAGVVRGRLAVGVIVTTAAVDVPELLQRYRAQHPDVRVLLRAGGSDELAAAIRGGELDIAFLGLPDDERPSGVETVVLDRDHHVLVVPAGHRLAGRRRVALQDIASETFVDFTRGSPARAQSDKAFAAAGLVRDVAYEAGVAELITRLIARDLGVALLPSAFIRPLAADDPALVLVPVTDGPRRVEYLAWSRFNPTPATRAMLDVLGVHAHRDAT from the coding sequence GTGGATCTTCAGCAGATGCGTTACGTCGTCGCCGTCGCCGAGACCCGGAACTTCACGCGGGCGGCGGAGCGTTGCTCCGTGGGACAGTCGGCCCTCAGTCACCGGATCGCCGGTCTGGAACGGGAACTCGGTGTCCGGCTGTTCGCCCGCTCCAGTCGACGCGTGGAACTGACCAGCGCGGGAACGGCGTTCCTGGTCGGCGCACGCGAGTGCCTCGCCGCCGCGGAGCGTGCCGCCGCCGACGCCGCCTCGGCGGCCGGGGTGGTACGCGGTCGGCTCGCTGTGGGAGTCATCGTCACGACGGCGGCCGTGGACGTACCCGAACTGCTCCAGCGCTACCGTGCCCAGCACCCGGATGTCCGCGTCCTGCTGCGGGCGGGCGGCAGCGACGAGCTGGCCGCGGCGATTCGCGGCGGCGAGCTGGACATCGCCTTCCTCGGCCTGCCCGACGACGAGCGGCCCTCCGGCGTGGAGACCGTCGTCCTGGACCGCGATCACCACGTCCTGGTCGTGCCGGCCGGCCACCGCCTGGCGGGCAGGCGGCGCGTCGCGCTCCAGGACATCGCAAGTGAGACGTTCGTCGACTTCACCCGGGGAAGCCCGGCCCGCGCACAGTCCGACAAAGCGTTCGCCGCCGCCGGCCTGGTGCGGGACGTCGCCTACGAGGCGGGCGTGGCCGAACTGATCACCCGTCTGATAGCGCGCGACCTGGGTGTCGCGCTTCTGCCGTCCGCGTTCATCCGCCCCCTCGCCGCCGACGACCCCGCTCTCGTGCTCGTCCCCGTGACCGACGGCCCCCGGCGCGTCGAGTACCTGGCCTGGAGCCGTTTCAACCCCACCCCCGCCACCCGCGCCATGCTCGACGTCCTGGGCGTACACGCCCACCGTGACGCCACCTGA
- a CDS encoding ArsR/SmtB family transcription factor: MGHGRDTTGTTASTRERLDAVGTADVAATLQALATPSRLYILARLQEGPCAVGELAEAVGMEASACSHQLRLLRNLGLVTGERHGRSIVYSLYDDHVAELLDQALYHVEHLRLGLHDTPVPPATSAAAVR, encoded by the coding sequence ATGGGCCACGGACGCGACACCACCGGCACCACTGCCAGCACCCGCGAGCGCCTCGACGCGGTCGGCACCGCCGATGTCGCCGCCACCCTCCAGGCCCTCGCCACACCCTCCCGGCTCTACATCCTGGCCCGCCTGCAGGAGGGCCCCTGTGCGGTCGGAGAGCTCGCCGAAGCCGTCGGCATGGAAGCCTCGGCCTGCTCGCACCAGCTCCGCCTCCTGCGCAACCTCGGCCTGGTCACCGGCGAACGACACGGCCGCTCCATCGTCTACTCGCTCTACGACGACCACGTCGCCGAGCTCCTCGACCAAGCCCTCTACCACGTCGAGCACCTGCGCCTGGGACTGCACGACACCCCGGTCCCGCCGGCCACCTCGGCAGCCGCCGTGCGCTGA